From the genome of Callithrix jacchus isolate 240 chromosome 7, calJac240_pri, whole genome shotgun sequence, one region includes:
- the FOXE3 gene encoding forkhead box protein E3 — MAGSSDMDPPAAFSGFPALPAVMPSRPPPSPLAGAEPGRESEEAAAGRGEAAPTPVPGPGRRRRRPLQRGKPPYSYIALIAMALAHAPGRRLTLAAIYRFITERFAFYRDSPRKWQNSIRHNLTLNDCFVKVPREPGNPGKGNYWTLDPAAADMFDNGSFLRRRKRFKRAELPAHAAAPPGPPLPFPYAPYAPAHGPALLAPPPPAGPGPAPPARLFSVDSLVSLQPELGGLGAPEPPCCAAPDAAASAFPPCAAAASPPLYSQAPDRLVLPATRPGPGPLPAEPLLALAGPAAALGPLSPGEAYLRQPGFASGLERYL; from the coding sequence ATGGCGGGGAGCAGCGACATGGATCCGCCCGCCGCTTTCTCGGGCTTCCCCGCCCTGCCCGCGGTCATGCCGTCGAGGCCGCCGCCGTCGCCGCTCGCCGGAGCTGAGCCGGGGCGGGAGTCCGAGGAGGCAGCGGCGGGCCGCGGGGAGGCGGCCCCCACGCCAGTGCCTGgcccggggcggcggcggcggcggcccctGCAGCGCGGGAAGCCGCCCTACTCATACATTGCGCTCATCGCCATGGCTCTGGCGCACGCCCCGGGCCGCCGCCTGACGCTGGCCGCCATCTACCGCTTCATCACCGAGCGCTTCGCCTTCTACCGCGACAGCCCGCGCAAGTGGCAGAACAGCATCCGCCACAACCTCACGCTCAACGACTGCTTCGTCAAGGTGCCCCGCGAGCCGGGCAACCCGGGCAAGGGCAACTACTGGACCCTGGACCCCGCGGCCGCCGACATGTTCGACAATGGCAGCTTCCTGCGGCGCCGCAAGCGCTTCAAGCGCGCCGAGCTGCCGGCGCACGCGGCCGCGCCGCCTGGGCCGCCGCTCCCCTTCCCCTACGCGCCCTACGCGCCCGCGCACGGCCCCGCGCTGCTGGCGCCGCCGCCCCCTGCCGGCCCTGGCCCCGCACCGCCCGCGCGCCTGTTCAGCGTCGACAGCCTGGTCAGCCTGCAGCCCGAGCTGGGGGGACTGGGCGCCCCCGAACCGCCCTGCTGCGCCGCGCCCGACGCCGCCGCCTCCGCCTTTCCGCCCTGCGCGGCCGCCGCCTCCCCGCCGCTCTACTCTCAGGCCCCCGACCGCCTAGTGTTGCCCGCGAcgcgccccggccccggcccgcTGCCCGCCGAGCCCCTCCTGGCCTTGGCGGGGCCGGCAGCCGCGCTCGGCCCGCTCAGCCCGGGGGAGGCCTACCTGAGGCAGCCGGGCTTCGCGTCGGGGCTGGAGCGCTACCTGTGA